The Erwinia sorbitola nucleotide sequence CAGCGGCATTGACGGACTGCTGGCCACGGCGGCGGGAGTACAGCGGGGCACCGGCCAGCCGCTGCTGATCCTGCTGGGGGATCTCTCGGCGCTGTACGATCTGAACAGCCTGGCGCTGCTCCAGCAGGCCACCGCGCCGGTGGTGGTGGTGGTGGTGAACAACCAGGGCGGCCAGATCTTCTCCATGCTGCCAACGCCCGTCTCTGAGCGTGAGCGTTTTTTCACCATGCCCCCACGGGTAGATTTTTGCCATGCGGCGGCGCTGTTTGGCCTGCGTTTTGCGCAGCCAGCTGGCTGGCATGAGCTCAGGGATGCGGTTGCTGAGGGTTTCAAAGCGGGCACCACGCTGATTGAGGTGGTGGTAAACGGTGACGACGGGGCGCAAACGCTGGCACGCTGCGCCAGCGAGGTGGTTCATTTATGATGCTGCATGCGCACTGGCAGGGGCACCATCACAGTACGCGTCCGGTACTGGTGTGGCTGCATGGTTTTCTCGGCAGCGCAGCGGACTGGGAGCCGGTGCAGCGCCACTTTGGCCACTGGCCGCTGCTGAGTATTGATCTGCCCGGCCACGGTGGTTCACGTGCGCAGACCGTCAGCGGCTTTGACGATTTATCCCTGCGGCTGAATGCCACGCTGAACTATCACCAGGTCGATCGCTACTGGCTGATTGGCTACTCCCTCGGCGGGCGGCTGGCGCTCTATCACGCCTGCCGCCACGCAGGAGACGGGCTGGTGGGGCTGCTGGTGGAAGCCGGACATTTTGGCCTCAGCAGCGCCAGTGAACGAGCCAGCCGTCAGGCGCACGATCGCGGCTGGGTGCAGCGCTTCCGCCAGCAGCCGCTGGAAGAGGCGCTGAACGAATGGTATCAGCAGCCGGTGTTTGCCGAACTGACCGCCATACAGCGCCAGCGCCTGATTGCCCGGCGGCTGAATAATCGCGGCGAAGATCTGGCGGCGATGCTGGAGGCGACATCGCTCTCAACCCAGCCCGATCTGTTGCCGGAACTGCGCGAAAAAACCTTCCCGTTCCGTTATCTCTGCGGCGAATGGGATC carries:
- the menH gene encoding 2-succinyl-6-hydroxy-2,4-cyclohexadiene-1-carboxylate synthase — translated: MMLHAHWQGHHHSTRPVLVWLHGFLGSAADWEPVQRHFGHWPLLSIDLPGHGGSRAQTVSGFDDLSLRLNATLNYHQVDRYWLIGYSLGGRLALYHACRHAGDGLVGLLVEAGHFGLSSASERASRQAHDRGWVQRFRQQPLEEALNEWYQQPVFAELTAIQRQRLIARRLNNRGEDLAAMLEATSLSTQPDLLPELREKTFPFRYLCGEWDQKFLQLARQAALPPAVIPAAGHNSHLANPQAFAHQLARVLNHN